One window of Equus caballus isolate H_3958 breed thoroughbred chromosome 3, TB-T2T, whole genome shotgun sequence genomic DNA carries:
- the GPT2 gene encoding alanine aminotransferase 2 isoform X2, with protein sequence MVILGKTMGIKKPFTEVIRANIGDAQAMGQQPITFLRQVMALCTYPNLLDSPSFPEDAKKRARRILQACGGNSLGSYSASQGVNCIREDVAAYITRRDGGVPADPDNIYLTTGASDGISTILKILVSGGGKSRTGVLIPIPQYPLYSAVISELDAVQVNYYLDEENCWALNVNELRRAVREAKEHCDPKVLCIINPGNPTGQVQSRKCIEDVIHFAWEEKLFLLADEVYQDNVYSPGCRFHSFKKVLHEMGPEYSSNVELASFHSTSKGYMGECGYRGGYMEVINLHPEIKGQLVKLLSVRLCPPVSGQAAMDIVVNPPVPGEESFEQFRREKESVLGDLAKKAKLTEDLFNQVPGVQCNPLQGAMYAFPRIFLPARAVEAAQAHTMAPDMFYCMKLLEETGICVVPGSGFGQREGTYHFRMTILPPVEKLRTVLQKVKEFHIKFLEKYA encoded by the exons ATGGTGATCCTGGGCAAGACGATG GGTATCAAAAAACCGTTCACTGAGGTCATCCGTGCCAACATTGGGGACGCCCAGGCCATGGGCCAGCAGCCAATCACCTTCCTCCGACAG GTGATGGCACTTTGCACCTACCCAAACCTGTTGGACAGCCCCAGCTTTCCAGAAGATGCTAAGAAACGAGCCCGGCGGATCCTACAGGCTTGTGGCGGGAACAGCCTAG GGTCTTACAGTGCTAGCCAGGGTGTCAACTGCATCCGTGAAGATGTGGCTGCCTACATCACCAGGAGAGATGGCGGTGTGCCTGCAGACCCAGACAACATTTACCTGACCACCGGAGCTAGTGACGGCATTTCT ACAATCCTGAAGATCCTGGTCTCCGGGGGCGGCAAGTCACGGACGGGTGTGCTGATCCCCATCCCGCAGTACCCCCTCTACTCAGCAGTCATCTCCGAGCTCGATGCCGTCCAGGTGAACTATTACCTGGATGAGGAGAACTGCTGGGCCCTGAATGTGAACGAGCTCCGGCGGGCCGTGCGGGAGGCCAAAGAGCACTGTGACCCCAAGGTGCTGTGCATCATCAACCCCGGGAACCCCACAG GTCAGGTGCAAAGCAGGAAGTGCATAGAAGACGTGATTCACTTCGCCTGGGAGGAGAAGCTCTTTCTCCTGGCCGACGAG GTATACCAGGACAACGTGTACTCTCCCGGCTGCAGGTTCCACTCCTTTAAGAAGGTGCTTCACGAGATGGGGCCCGAGTACTCCAGCAACGTGGAGCTCGCCTCCTTCCACTCCACCTCCAAGGGCTACATGGGCGA GTGTGGCTACAGAGGAGGCTACATGGAGGTGATCAATCTGCACCCTGAGATCAAGGGCCAGCTAGTGAAGCTACTCTCGGTACGTCTCTGCCCACCAGTGTCGGGGCAGGCCGCCATGGACATCGTCGTGAACCCCCCGGTGCCAGGAGAGGAGTCCTTCGAGCAGTTCAGGAGG GAGAAGGAGTCCGTGCTGGGTGATCTGGCCAAGAAAGCTAAGCTGACAGAAGACTTGTTCAACCAGGTCCCAGGGGTTCAATGCAACCCATTGCAGGGCGCCATGTACGCCTTTCCTCGCATCTTCCTCCCCGCCAGAGCCGTGGAGGCCGCTCAG GCCCACACAATGGCCCCTGACATGTTCTACTGCATGAAGCTCCTAGAGGAGACGGGCATCTGCGTCGTGCCTGGCAGCGGCTTCGGGCAGAGAGAAGGCACCTACCACTTCAG AATGACCATTCTCCCTCCAGTGGAGAAGCTGAGGACAGTTCTACAGAAGGTGAAAGAGTTTCACATAAAGTTCCTGGAGAAGTATGCGTGA
- the GPT2 gene encoding alanine aminotransferase 2 isoform X3, translating into MGQQPITFLRQVMALCTYPNLLDSPSFPEDAKKRARRILQACGGNSLGSYSASQGVNCIREDVAAYITRRDGGVPADPDNIYLTTGASDGISTILKILVSGGGKSRTGVLIPIPQYPLYSAVISELDAVQVNYYLDEENCWALNVNELRRAVREAKEHCDPKVLCIINPGNPTGQVQSRKCIEDVIHFAWEEKLFLLADEVYQDNVYSPGCRFHSFKKVLHEMGPEYSSNVELASFHSTSKGYMGECGYRGGYMEVINLHPEIKGQLVKLLSVRLCPPVSGQAAMDIVVNPPVPGEESFEQFRREKESVLGDLAKKAKLTEDLFNQVPGVQCNPLQGAMYAFPRIFLPARAVEAAQAHTMAPDMFYCMKLLEETGICVVPGSGFGQREGTYHFRMTILPPVEKLRTVLQKVKEFHIKFLEKYA; encoded by the exons ATGGGCCAGCAGCCAATCACCTTCCTCCGACAG GTGATGGCACTTTGCACCTACCCAAACCTGTTGGACAGCCCCAGCTTTCCAGAAGATGCTAAGAAACGAGCCCGGCGGATCCTACAGGCTTGTGGCGGGAACAGCCTAG GGTCTTACAGTGCTAGCCAGGGTGTCAACTGCATCCGTGAAGATGTGGCTGCCTACATCACCAGGAGAGATGGCGGTGTGCCTGCAGACCCAGACAACATTTACCTGACCACCGGAGCTAGTGACGGCATTTCT ACAATCCTGAAGATCCTGGTCTCCGGGGGCGGCAAGTCACGGACGGGTGTGCTGATCCCCATCCCGCAGTACCCCCTCTACTCAGCAGTCATCTCCGAGCTCGATGCCGTCCAGGTGAACTATTACCTGGATGAGGAGAACTGCTGGGCCCTGAATGTGAACGAGCTCCGGCGGGCCGTGCGGGAGGCCAAAGAGCACTGTGACCCCAAGGTGCTGTGCATCATCAACCCCGGGAACCCCACAG GTCAGGTGCAAAGCAGGAAGTGCATAGAAGACGTGATTCACTTCGCCTGGGAGGAGAAGCTCTTTCTCCTGGCCGACGAG GTATACCAGGACAACGTGTACTCTCCCGGCTGCAGGTTCCACTCCTTTAAGAAGGTGCTTCACGAGATGGGGCCCGAGTACTCCAGCAACGTGGAGCTCGCCTCCTTCCACTCCACCTCCAAGGGCTACATGGGCGA GTGTGGCTACAGAGGAGGCTACATGGAGGTGATCAATCTGCACCCTGAGATCAAGGGCCAGCTAGTGAAGCTACTCTCGGTACGTCTCTGCCCACCAGTGTCGGGGCAGGCCGCCATGGACATCGTCGTGAACCCCCCGGTGCCAGGAGAGGAGTCCTTCGAGCAGTTCAGGAGG GAGAAGGAGTCCGTGCTGGGTGATCTGGCCAAGAAAGCTAAGCTGACAGAAGACTTGTTCAACCAGGTCCCAGGGGTTCAATGCAACCCATTGCAGGGCGCCATGTACGCCTTTCCTCGCATCTTCCTCCCCGCCAGAGCCGTGGAGGCCGCTCAG GCCCACACAATGGCCCCTGACATGTTCTACTGCATGAAGCTCCTAGAGGAGACGGGCATCTGCGTCGTGCCTGGCAGCGGCTTCGGGCAGAGAGAAGGCACCTACCACTTCAG AATGACCATTCTCCCTCCAGTGGAGAAGCTGAGGACAGTTCTACAGAAGGTGAAAGAGTTTCACATAAAGTTCCTGGAGAAGTATGCGTGA